One window of the Tetragenococcus koreensis genome contains the following:
- a CDS encoding CDP-glycerol:glycerophosphate glycerophosphotransferase: protein MEFSIVIPYKENSPKFLEYCIESLENQIYQKFEVLFIHNQSAILEDYLEKSSLNYRIFENTTETTASFRNVGIREAAGNYILFMDADDFLHPNALIYAKRVIDENRDTANVLKLRIAKTDLDKTSALKSEKKPFYRSATLDHLNRMLENTSDVSANERQIVEDLFNYDVIPHDFKSYMADDYFSKLSYHLKAHSFIIKKTFLLENNLFFNTQNDLYADMPFLIRLYNQTEEIKQTTTKLYYKSIHNDPINEPSASQVERPDRQLKKVQAFNESIKESTNDIIIKKVKKAAVNYYLYNVVTKASFKESFKAVLPVYQELQSILQVDSEPIKIKKRHRPEIDSIKSGSFKAAYFLSRSRLFAYSISRFIKPKKTRYRQKSLQKNIFSKLPIKKRTILYESFLGRNYSDSPKALFNYLLQEEPDKWQHVWILNDKELIKDEPEFQGSNVKVIPRFSWRYFYYVSVAKYFVLNMRQPNYLEKHKDQVILSTWHGTPLKHLVFDMDNVTSANKKYKRIFYEQSRKWDYLIADNKYSENIFTSAFMYPRENILTYGYPRNDILVNHTPEDHDRIKQSLGIPLDKKVILYAPTWRDDEFHSVGNYKFTLRLNLERLREELGDEYVIVLRMHYFISDVLDLSEYEGFAFDYSKYNDINDLYIISDLLITDYSSVFFDFANLKRPILFYTYDLAKYKDELRGFYIDVQNDLPGPLLYTSEEVIDRIKNIKSVMYEYEEKYKLFYEQYCSLDDGKASERVVEEVLKS from the coding sequence ATGGAATTTTCGATTGTTATCCCATACAAAGAAAATAGCCCGAAATTTCTAGAATATTGCATTGAAAGCCTGGAAAATCAAATTTATCAAAAATTTGAAGTGCTTTTTATCCATAATCAATCAGCTATTTTGGAGGATTATTTAGAAAAAAGTAGTTTAAACTATCGGATTTTTGAAAATACTACAGAAACAACCGCTAGTTTCCGAAATGTGGGAATAAGAGAAGCTGCTGGCAATTATATTTTATTTATGGATGCGGATGATTTTTTACATCCTAATGCATTGATCTATGCTAAACGGGTTATTGACGAAAATAGAGACACAGCCAACGTTCTTAAGCTAAGAATAGCTAAAACGGATCTAGATAAAACTTCTGCTTTGAAATCAGAAAAAAAGCCTTTTTATCGTAGCGCTACTTTGGATCATTTAAATAGAATGTTGGAGAACACGAGCGATGTTTCTGCTAATGAACGTCAAATTGTAGAAGATCTATTTAATTATGATGTTATTCCTCATGATTTTAAATCATATATGGCAGATGATTATTTTTCGAAATTAAGTTATCATTTGAAGGCCCATAGTTTTATTATAAAGAAAACTTTTTTACTAGAAAATAACTTATTTTTCAACACACAGAATGATTTATATGCTGATATGCCATTTTTAATTCGTCTTTACAACCAAACAGAGGAAATTAAACAAACTACAACCAAGTTATATTATAAGTCCATTCATAATGATCCAATTAATGAACCGTCTGCTTCACAGGTCGAACGACCCGATCGACAATTAAAAAAAGTGCAAGCTTTTAATGAATCTATAAAAGAAAGTACTAATGATATAATTATAAAAAAAGTAAAAAAAGCTGCGGTTAATTATTACTTATATAACGTAGTAACAAAGGCTTCTTTTAAAGAATCTTTTAAAGCAGTTCTTCCAGTTTACCAAGAATTGCAGTCGATATTGCAGGTTGATTCAGAGCCAATAAAAATAAAAAAAAGACATAGACCTGAAATTGATAGTATCAAAAGCGGTAGTTTTAAAGCTGCTTATTTTTTAAGTAGAAGTCGTTTATTTGCATATAGTATCTCTCGTTTTATTAAACCTAAAAAGACACGTTACAGACAAAAGAGCCTTCAAAAGAATATTTTCTCCAAGTTACCAATTAAAAAGCGGACTATTTTGTATGAAAGCTTTTTAGGTAGGAACTATTCTGATAGTCCTAAAGCGCTGTTCAACTATTTATTACAAGAAGAACCTGATAAATGGCAGCACGTTTGGATTCTAAACGATAAAGAATTAATAAAGGATGAGCCTGAGTTTCAAGGTTCAAATGTAAAAGTTATTCCTCGTTTTAGCTGGCGATATTTCTATTATGTATCAGTTGCTAAGTATTTTGTTTTAAATATGCGGCAACCAAATTATTTAGAAAAACATAAAGACCAAGTGATCTTGTCAACGTGGCATGGTACGCCGCTAAAACATTTGGTGTTTGATATGGACAACGTAACTTCAGCTAATAAAAAATATAAAAGGATTTTCTATGAACAATCAAGAAAATGGGATTATTTAATTGCTGATAATAAATACAGTGAAAATATTTTTACAAGCGCCTTTATGTACCCTAGAGAGAATATTTTAACGTATGGCTATCCTAGGAACGATATTTTGGTTAACCATACCCCAGAAGATCATGATAGAATTAAACAAAGTTTGGGAATACCGCTAGATAAAAAAGTTATTTTATACGCTCCTACGTGGCGTGATGATGAATTTCATTCTGTGGGAAATTATAAGTTTACATTGCGTTTAAATCTAGAACGTTTGCGGGAAGAATTGGGCGATGAATATGTCATTGTACTACGCATGCACTATTTCATTTCAGATGTGTTAGATTTAAGTGAATATGAAGGCTTTGCCTTTGATTATTCAAAATACAATGATATCAATGATTTATATATTATCAGTGATCTTTTGATTACAGATTATTCTTCAGTGTTTTTTGATTTTGCTAATTTAAAAAGACCTATTCTGTTTTACACCTATGATTTAGCTAAGTACAAAGATGAGCTGCGTGGATTTTACATTGACGTGCAAAATGATTTACCAGGACCATTATTATATACTTCAGAAGAAGTAATTGATCGAATAAAAAATATTAAATCAGTTATGTACGAATACGAAGAAAAATATAAGCTTTTTTACGAGCAGTATTGTTCATTAGATGATGGGAAGGCTTCTGAACGCGTAGTTGAGGAAGTTTTAAAAAGCTAA
- the asnS gene encoding asparagine--tRNA ligase: MEKIQIIDAKKHVGEVVKIGAWVANKRSSGKIAFLQLRDGTAYFQGVVVKNDVSEEIFHLAKELPQETSIWVTGEIREDSRSKFGYELGVQEIEVVGESHDYPITPKEHGTEFLMDHRHLWLRSSKQHAIMQVRNEVIRATYEFFNARHFTKVDPPILTGSAPEGTTDLFETNYFDQKAYLSQSGQLYMEAAAMAFGKVFSFGPTFRAEKSKTRRHLIEFWMMEPEMAFMHQEESLQIQEEYVAFLVQNLLDHCDYALHVLDRDRTVLEKYTKLPYPRISYDDAVAMLQENGFDDIEWGEDFGSPHETFIANSFDQPVFILNYPKDIKPFYMKPHPTREDIVICADLIAPEGYGEIIGGSERATDYNYLLEQIRNYGLDEEEYSWYLDLRKYGTVPHTGFGLGLERTVTWLAGIEHVREAIPFPRLLNRIYP; the protein is encoded by the coding sequence GTGGAAAAAATTCAAATTATCGATGCCAAAAAGCATGTAGGAGAAGTTGTAAAAATCGGAGCTTGGGTGGCTAATAAACGCTCCAGCGGCAAGATTGCCTTTTTACAACTACGTGATGGTACAGCTTATTTCCAAGGAGTTGTGGTAAAAAATGATGTTTCAGAAGAAATATTTCATTTAGCTAAAGAATTACCACAAGAAACCTCAATCTGGGTTACTGGGGAAATTCGTGAAGATAGTCGCTCAAAATTTGGCTATGAACTTGGTGTACAAGAGATTGAAGTTGTCGGTGAAAGCCACGATTACCCAATAACGCCAAAAGAACATGGCACAGAATTTCTAATGGACCACCGTCATTTATGGTTACGGTCTTCTAAACAACATGCTATTATGCAGGTTCGTAACGAAGTTATTCGAGCAACTTATGAATTTTTCAATGCTAGGCATTTTACAAAAGTTGACCCGCCCATTTTGACTGGTTCTGCACCAGAAGGAACAACAGATTTATTCGAAACGAACTATTTTGACCAAAAAGCTTATTTATCTCAATCAGGACAACTTTATATGGAAGCTGCCGCAATGGCTTTTGGAAAAGTTTTTTCCTTTGGGCCAACTTTTCGGGCAGAAAAATCTAAAACTCGTCGTCATTTGATTGAGTTTTGGATGATGGAACCAGAAATGGCTTTTATGCATCAAGAAGAAAGCTTACAAATCCAAGAAGAGTATGTTGCCTTTTTAGTACAAAACTTGTTAGATCATTGTGATTATGCACTGCATGTTTTAGACCGCGATCGTACTGTATTAGAAAAATATACAAAATTACCTTATCCGCGTATTTCTTATGACGATGCAGTAGCAATGTTACAAGAAAATGGCTTTGATGATATTGAGTGGGGCGAAGATTTTGGCTCACCGCATGAAACCTTCATTGCCAATTCATTTGATCAGCCCGTATTTATTTTGAATTATCCAAAAGATATCAAGCCTTTTTATATGAAACCTCATCCAACCAGAGAAGATATCGTGATCTGTGCTGATTTGATTGCACCAGAAGGATACGGTGAAATCATTGGGGGTTCTGAACGGGCAACTGATTATAACTATTTGCTAGAACAAATTAGAAATTATGGACTAGATGAAGAGGAATACTCTTGGTATTTAGATCTACGCAAATATGGAACTGTGCCTCATACAGGATTTGGGCTTGGTCTAGAAAGAACAGTGACTTGGTTGGCCGGCATTGAACACGTACGTGAAGCAATTCCGTTTCCACGTTTGCTTAATCGGATTTATCCATAA
- a CDS encoding pyridoxal phosphate-dependent aminotransferase codes for MKFSKRSDNLEPSVTLGASEKAKKLKAQGADVLSLTVGEPDFTTPSHIQEAAIEAIRSGKTSFYTPTAGIPQLRQAIVAYLKKYYGLTYDTSETMVTDGAKFALYTLFQAILDEGDEVIIPVPYWVSYGEQVKLAAGTPIFVEGKEENQFKVTAEQLEAVTNEHTKALILNSPSNPTGMIYSKEELEKIGEWAVQHDVLIVSDDIYGRLVYEDNEFTPIATLSEKIRRQTLIVNGVSKSYSMTGWRIGFVAGDQKLIKAMSDIASQSTSNSAAVSQYAAAEALNGPQDSVEEMRKAFEERMKRIYPLLLEIPGFKLQKPQGAFYFFPNVKETMELCGYEDVIEFCDALLNEAHVATVTGQGFGADENIRISYATDIRTLEEMVKRIKEFVEKKSQK; via the coding sequence ATGAAATTTTCAAAACGATCCGATAATTTAGAGCCTTCTGTTACTTTAGGCGCATCAGAAAAGGCGAAAAAATTAAAGGCCCAAGGCGCGGATGTCTTAAGTCTAACTGTTGGGGAGCCGGATTTTACTACACCTTCTCATATTCAAGAAGCGGCTATTGAAGCGATCCGTTCCGGCAAAACAAGTTTTTATACTCCTACAGCTGGTATACCGCAATTAAGACAAGCCATTGTCGCTTACTTAAAAAAATACTACGGCTTGACCTATGATACATCAGAAACAATGGTAACAGACGGGGCGAAATTTGCACTTTACACCCTATTTCAAGCAATTTTGGATGAAGGCGATGAGGTCATTATTCCTGTTCCTTATTGGGTAAGTTATGGCGAACAAGTCAAATTAGCAGCAGGGACGCCAATTTTTGTTGAAGGAAAAGAAGAAAATCAATTTAAAGTGACAGCTGAGCAGTTGGAAGCAGTCACCAATGAACATACCAAAGCACTGATTTTAAATTCACCTTCGAACCCGACTGGTATGATTTATAGTAAAGAAGAGCTTGAAAAAATTGGAGAGTGGGCAGTCCAACATGATGTTCTGATTGTTTCCGATGATATTTACGGTCGGTTAGTCTATGAGGACAATGAATTTACGCCAATTGCCACTCTTTCAGAAAAAATTCGGCGTCAAACCTTGATCGTTAATGGTGTTTCTAAGTCCTATTCGATGACTGGTTGGCGGATCGGATTTGTTGCAGGTGATCAAAAACTGATTAAAGCTATGTCAGACATCGCTTCACAATCAACTAGTAATTCAGCAGCCGTTAGTCAATATGCAGCAGCTGAAGCACTGAATGGACCACAGGATTCTGTTGAAGAAATGCGCAAGGCGTTTGAAGAACGCATGAAACGTATTTACCCGCTGTTATTAGAAATTCCTGGATTTAAATTGCAAAAGCCACAAGGAGCTTTTTACTTCTTTCCTAATGTGAAAGAAACAATGGAACTATGTGGTTATGAGGATGTAATAGAATTTTGCGATGCATTATTAAACGAAGCCCATGTAGCCACTGTAACTGGACAAGGATTTGGAGCTGATGAAAATATCCGGATCAGTTATGCTACGGATATCAGAACACTAGAAGAAATGGTGAAACGCATCAAAGAATTCGTGGAGAAAAAAAGTCAAAAATAA
- a CDS encoding DUF5590 domain-containing protein, producing MPDNEKREKQKVTALFVISMVLLFIIFFSIIFYIRASRPMRQAKQEAVEIAEEYANIDTVDDFYWFTRDETYFTVMGKDENDRDLAVIIPQSGNKVTVEQQDEGLTEQEARQAVLQEHENETVEKTSLGMVDDTPVWEVVTTDDNGDSEGSNYYLLQFEDGEEVNSLRDI from the coding sequence GTGCCGGATAACGAAAAAAGAGAAAAACAGAAAGTCACTGCCTTATTTGTCATCAGCATGGTTTTACTTTTCATTATCTTCTTTTCTATTATCTTTTACATTCGTGCTTCACGTCCAATGCGACAAGCTAAGCAAGAAGCAGTCGAAATTGCTGAAGAATATGCGAACATCGATACTGTTGATGATTTTTATTGGTTTACGCGGGATGAAACATATTTTACAGTAATGGGAAAAGATGAAAATGATCGAGATTTAGCTGTAATTATTCCTCAATCAGGGAATAAAGTAACAGTTGAACAACAAGATGAAGGACTGACCGAGCAAGAGGCAAGACAAGCAGTACTACAAGAACATGAAAATGAAACAGTTGAAAAAACAAGTTTAGGTATGGTGGATGACACACCCGTTTGGGAAGTCGTTACAACCGATGATAATGGCGATAGCGAAGGCAGCAATTATTATTTACTACAATTTGAAGATGGGGAAGAAGTCAACAGCCTTCGCGATATCTAA
- a CDS encoding helicase C-terminal domain-containing protein — protein sequence MNTTYAIVDIETTGTDPKTDRIIQFGCVLVENDEIVSRFAADINPIKPISNQIQHLTHISNKRVKKAPYFEDVAETIYNLLADTIFVAHNIHFDYNFLNYELTRCGMPELNIPGIDTVELAQIFLPTQVSFRLNDLAESLGLQHETPHQADSDAEVTADLLLYIKATMQQLPLVTLEKISQLSEVTSKQTQLFIKQVTTEMQEKLEPLPSTLEVIDGIALRKKEVPLFEENYYNHHYPKSKKEKVKLYQDKLMYRKEQSQLMNMVFRHFTEDDEKDLLIEASTGMGKTIGYLLPAAFLAIPENPMVISTVSILLQHQLIDQDIPLLNTLIDQPLHATVVKSKSHYIDLQRFKATLDAPIQQKQYALYQMGILVWLTQTTTGDLDELNLIRLDHLLFQEITHRGITYLSDQQPFYQEDFLRHLQKRMTQSNVLIVNHAFLAQETQRVQPLLPKSRYLIIDEAHHLPETMEKVSKHYLDTPTFQRKVNQFYEENQLFDQIEMMLTEDAESLRLLRLYQEELQAIIECQEDLFVEWFEEWPTQEEIILQAEQRQDLSLACEKIIQRLLLYYQELLSIQAQLNEYMNKISDAWLDRQRIYFGEFLTFYEEMKTQAAFMTDWLTNWSSHYVHWLYLYGNKKTARIQLIDFHAAILPNTAWYDRYEKIIYLGGTLKVPKNRNYYAKKLGIPEAPLKVIPQTYDYARQAKLLIASDHVNVNELSSDDYADYLAKNLTILLEDIEQSALVLFTSHEILQKVYKKIHQHFLSKGREILAQGMGGSKEKLLKRFIQSKQAILFGADSFWEGVDLPGDALQLLIVTRLPFENPKRPLIQARNYYLKEQNVSPFSQESLPRAALKLRQGLGRLIRSENDKGLMILFDRRLVTKSYGERLEKALPKELPIQEATIDEMKKIIQEFLENQ from the coding sequence ATGAATACCACTTATGCAATCGTAGATATCGAAACGACAGGGACGGATCCTAAAACTGACCGCATCATCCAATTTGGTTGCGTATTAGTTGAAAATGATGAAATTGTCAGTCGTTTTGCAGCAGATATTAATCCGATTAAGCCAATTTCAAATCAGATCCAGCATTTGACTCATATTTCAAATAAGCGCGTCAAAAAAGCGCCTTATTTTGAAGATGTCGCTGAAACAATCTATAACTTATTAGCAGATACCATATTTGTGGCTCATAACATTCATTTTGATTATAATTTTTTAAATTATGAGTTGACACGTTGTGGCATGCCAGAGTTGAATATTCCCGGTATCGATACGGTCGAGTTAGCGCAAATTTTTTTGCCTACACAAGTCAGCTTCCGTTTAAACGATCTGGCTGAAAGCTTAGGTTTGCAGCATGAAACACCGCATCAAGCAGATAGCGATGCCGAAGTGACAGCGGACTTACTATTATATATTAAAGCTACTATGCAGCAATTGCCGCTGGTAACGCTGGAAAAAATTTCCCAGTTAAGCGAAGTGACTAGTAAACAGACTCAGTTGTTTATCAAGCAGGTCACGACAGAAATGCAAGAAAAGCTGGAACCTTTGCCATCTACACTAGAAGTAATTGATGGTATTGCGCTGCGCAAAAAAGAAGTCCCGTTGTTTGAAGAAAACTATTATAATCATCATTATCCTAAAAGTAAAAAGGAAAAGGTCAAGCTTTATCAAGACAAACTGATGTATCGTAAAGAGCAAAGTCAGTTAATGAATATGGTTTTCCGTCATTTTACAGAAGACGATGAGAAAGACTTATTGATTGAAGCTTCGACTGGAATGGGCAAAACGATCGGCTATTTATTGCCGGCAGCTTTTTTAGCAATACCTGAAAATCCGATGGTTATCAGTACCGTTTCTATTTTGTTGCAGCATCAGTTGATTGATCAAGATATTCCATTACTAAATACCTTGATTGATCAGCCGTTGCATGCGACTGTGGTTAAAAGTAAAAGTCATTATATCGACTTACAGCGTTTCAAAGCAACCTTAGATGCACCTATTCAGCAAAAACAATACGCTCTCTATCAGATGGGGATTTTAGTATGGCTGACGCAAACAACAACCGGAGACTTGGATGAATTGAACTTGATTCGTTTGGATCACTTGTTGTTCCAAGAAATTACGCATCGAGGGATTACTTATTTATCAGATCAACAGCCGTTTTACCAAGAAGACTTCTTACGTCATTTGCAAAAGCGTATGACCCAAAGTAATGTTTTGATTGTCAATCATGCTTTTTTGGCACAAGAAACTCAGCGGGTCCAACCGCTGCTGCCAAAAAGCCGCTACTTAATTATCGATGAGGCCCACCATCTGCCAGAAACGATGGAAAAGGTTTCTAAGCATTACCTTGATACGCCAACTTTTCAACGTAAAGTGAATCAATTTTATGAAGAGAACCAACTGTTTGATCAAATAGAAATGATGCTTACAGAGGATGCTGAAAGTTTGCGGCTGTTACGTTTATATCAAGAAGAACTACAAGCAATTATTGAATGCCAAGAAGATCTTTTTGTCGAGTGGTTTGAAGAGTGGCCCACGCAAGAAGAAATTATTTTGCAAGCGGAGCAGCGACAAGATTTGTCGCTAGCCTGCGAGAAAATTATTCAGCGATTGCTATTGTATTATCAAGAGCTGCTCTCTATTCAAGCTCAATTAAACGAATATATGAATAAGATCAGCGATGCTTGGTTAGATCGCCAACGTATTTATTTCGGCGAATTTTTGACTTTTTATGAGGAAATGAAAACTCAAGCCGCTTTTATGACTGATTGGCTGACAAATTGGTCTTCTCATTATGTTCACTGGTTGTATTTATATGGCAATAAAAAAACTGCACGTATTCAGCTAATTGACTTTCATGCGGCTATTTTACCTAATACTGCTTGGTATGATCGTTATGAAAAAATTATCTATCTAGGTGGCACCTTGAAGGTCCCTAAAAATAGAAATTATTATGCTAAAAAATTAGGGATCCCGGAAGCTCCGTTAAAAGTGATCCCGCAAACTTATGATTATGCTAGGCAAGCCAAGCTTTTAATTGCTAGTGATCATGTCAATGTTAATGAATTAAGTAGTGATGATTACGCGGATTATTTAGCCAAAAACTTAACGATACTTTTGGAAGATATTGAGCAGTCAGCTTTGGTCTTGTTCACTTCCCATGAAATATTACAAAAAGTTTATAAGAAAATTCATCAGCATTTTTTAAGTAAAGGTAGAGAAATCCTGGCGCAAGGAATGGGTGGCAGCAAAGAAAAACTACTCAAACGGTTCATTCAATCCAAGCAAGCTATTTTATTTGGCGCTGATAGCTTTTGGGAAGGGGTCGATCTGCCAGGGGATGCTCTACAGTTATTAATTGTGACGCGCTTGCCTTTTGAAAATCCTAAGCGCCCGCTGATTCAAGCTAGGAACTATTATTTGAAAGAACAAAATGTCAGTCCTTTTTCGCAAGAAAGTTTACCTAGAGCTGCGCTAAAATTACGCCAAGGGTTAGGGCGTTTGATTCGTTCGGAAAATGATAAAGGTCTGATGATCCTATTTGATCGACGTTTAGTTACTAAAAGTTACGGAGAACGTTTAGAAAAAGCTTTGCCTAAGGAACTGCCGATTCAAGAAGCGACGATTGACGAAATGAAAAAAATTATTCAAGAATTTTTAGAAAACCAATAA
- a CDS encoding cold-shock protein codes for METGTVKWFNAEKGYGFITGEDGNDVFVHFSAIQEEGFKTLEEGQAVNFDIEEGQRGPQATNVVKA; via the coding sequence ATGGAAACAGGAACAGTTAAATGGTTTAACGCAGAAAAAGGCTACGGCTTTATTACAGGTGAAGACGGAAACGATGTATTCGTTCACTTTTCAGCTATCCAAGAAGAAGGCTTCAAGACTTTAGAAGAAGGTCAAGCTGTAAACTTCGATATCGAAGAAGGCCAACGCGGACCACAAGCTACTAACGTAGTTAAAGCTTAA
- a CDS encoding Y-family DNA polymerase has translation MVLVYFDYKKEPLRDILFIDVKSFYATVECIYHGWDPLETLLVVASHADNTGNGLILAASPKAKEQLGISNVSRIDNLPDHPLLKQVPPRMSLYIQENVELNQLFKTYVAAKDLLVYSIDESILDVTHSLNLFFPNPNLSRKEKRWLMARKIQKEIYEKTGLILTVGIGDNPLLSKLALDTDAKHQKASGYIAEWTYQDIESKVWQVDPMTEFWGIGSRTKKQLFKIGINTIEQLANSDVDLLYYRFGIIGEQLYHHANGVDRTILAETPPVVKEKSYGNSQVLPKNYTDQREIEIVIGELAEQVAARIRRHGCLTSCVHLYIGAAYGEVDGGFSHQMKIPATNTSKELKAHCLRLFRKYYKGQAIRHLGITYSKLTYTQARELDLFEDMNTHLNEERLDKVIDKIRAKYGFTSIVYATSKLEGARSIARSHLIGGHNGGAGGLDGLS, from the coding sequence ATGGTTTTGGTTTATTTCGATTATAAAAAGGAGCCGTTGCGTGATATTTTATTTATCGATGTAAAAAGTTTTTATGCTACGGTGGAATGTATTTATCATGGATGGGACCCTTTAGAAACATTGCTTGTGGTCGCTAGCCACGCTGATAATACTGGAAATGGTTTGATTTTGGCTGCCTCTCCTAAGGCCAAAGAGCAGCTGGGAATTTCTAATGTTTCGCGGATAGATAATTTACCTGATCATCCTTTGTTAAAACAAGTGCCACCTCGGATGAGTTTATATATCCAAGAAAATGTAGAATTAAACCAGCTATTTAAAACCTACGTTGCAGCAAAAGATTTGTTGGTCTATTCAATTGATGAATCAATCTTGGATGTCACGCACTCGTTAAATTTATTTTTTCCTAATCCAAATTTGTCACGGAAAGAAAAACGCTGGTTAATGGCGAGAAAAATTCAAAAGGAAATTTATGAAAAAACTGGATTAATCCTTACTGTAGGCATCGGTGACAATCCTTTATTAAGCAAACTTGCACTAGATACAGACGCCAAACATCAAAAAGCTAGCGGCTATATAGCTGAATGGACTTATCAGGATATCGAAAGTAAAGTTTGGCAAGTTGACCCTATGACTGAATTTTGGGGGATTGGCTCTCGGACAAAAAAACAATTATTTAAAATTGGTATTAATACTATCGAGCAATTAGCAAATTCTGATGTTGATTTACTTTATTATCGTTTTGGTATCATCGGCGAACAGCTCTATCACCATGCCAATGGAGTTGACCGGACAATTTTGGCGGAAACGCCGCCTGTGGTCAAGGAAAAATCCTATGGCAATAGTCAAGTATTACCCAAGAATTATACGGACCAACGTGAAATTGAGATTGTGATTGGCGAATTAGCAGAACAAGTTGCTGCCCGTATACGCCGACATGGTTGTTTGACTTCGTGTGTACATCTTTATATTGGTGCCGCGTATGGTGAGGTCGATGGTGGTTTCTCTCATCAAATGAAAATACCGGCAACCAACACCAGCAAAGAATTGAAGGCACATTGCCTGCGTTTATTTCGTAAATATTATAAAGGACAAGCAATTCGACACCTTGGAATCACCTACTCTAAATTGACTTACACACAAGCTCGAGAATTGGATTTATTTGAAGATATGAATACCCATTTAAACGAAGAGCGCTTAGACAAAGTCATTGATAAAATTCGCGCAAAATATGGATTTACTTCAATTGTTTATGCGACAAGTAAACTAGAAGGCGCGCGCAGTATTGCTCGTAGCCACCTGATTGGTGGTCATAACGGTGGTGCGGGTGGTTTAGATGGACTCTCGTAA